One Aspergillus oryzae RIB40 DNA, chromosome 2 genomic window carries:
- a CDS encoding uncharacterized protein (adenine deaminase/adenosine deaminase), with the protein MSSSNAVLANATIREYRDLIRNQDDEFIKQMPKVEMHVHIEGTMTPELRWPLAVRHRIPIPNPRTGKYCRDLSELKGLYDLLDDLEQGGVEGGMLRFFELYYGGFDVLRDEEDFYLLAMNYFQRAARMNIRYCEPFFDPQGHTRRGVSLDTVMKGLQRAQLEAAEKLNACTETSISEHIG; encoded by the coding sequence ATGAGCTCATCAAACGCAGTCCTGGCAAACGCGACCATCCGCGAATATCGGGACTTGATCCGAAACCAAGACGATGAGTTCATCAAACAGATGCCCAAAGTTGAAATGCACGTCCACATTGAAGGGACCATGACACCAGAACTTCGATGGCCGCTTGCAGTTCGACACCGAATACCGATACCGAATCCCAGAACAGGAAAATATTGCCGTGACTTATCAGAATTGAAAGGCTTGTATGACCTCCTCGATGATTTAGAACAGGGGGGTGTTGAGGGGGGAATGCTCCGATTCTTCGAGCTTTACTATGGTGGCTTCGACGTTCTTCgcgatgaggaagacttcTATCTCCTTGCGATGAACTATTTCCAACGCGCAGCCAGGATGAATATCCGGTATTGCGAGCCTTTCTTTGACCCTCAGGGCCACACTCGCAGGGGCGTTTCTTTGGACACCGTGATGAAAGGCCTTCAGCGGGCTCAGCTGGAGGCAGCGGAAAAGCTCAATGCATGTACCGAGACTAGCATCTCTGAACACATAGGGTAG
- a CDS encoding NAD-dependent epimerase/dehydratase family protein (nucleoside-diphosphate-sugar epimerases) — MKIAITGARGTVGRAVVKAASEAGHATVQVDRTDTEYDGTPNSEMKTADTANDYKATLEAFRGCDAVIHLAAIPNPLDKGDDLVHNNNVNSAFNGFRAAAELGIKKFCYASSVNAIGLEYATRPLKFDYFPIDEEALERPTDSYALAKDEAEMQGKAFARWFPGMNIACMRIHAVASRSEAQKGHAENWDSSAVKSLWGWVSAQATARACLLAVEKSEKLNGCEVFNIVAPTTTQDTPSQELAKKYYPDAEIRGDLSSNQSFFTTEKAKRILGWVHEEKE; from the coding sequence ATGAAGATCGCAATCACCGGTGCTCGCGGCACTGTCGGACGGGCTGTAGTGAAGGCCGCATCGGAAGCTGGTCACGCAACGGTACAAGTCGACCGCACCGACACCGAATACGACGGGACACCGAATTCAGAGATGAAAACCGCGGACACGGCGAATGACTACAAGGCGACGCTCGAGGCCTTCCGCGGCTGCGATGCCGTGATCCATCTAGCTGCTATTCCGAACCCCTTGGACAAAGGCGATGATCTGGTACACAATAACAATGTGAACTCGGCATTCAACGGCTTTCGAGCTGCCGCCGAGCTCGGTATCAAGAAGTTTTGCTATGCTTCGTCGGTGAATGCTATCGGCCTCGAATACGCCACCCGACCTCTGAAGTTCGACTACTTCCCtatcgatgaagaagcgctGGAAAGGCCGACTGATTCTTATGCCCTGGCGAAGGACGAGGCAGAGATGCAGGGGAAGGCCTTCGCGCGATGGTTCCCCGGAATGAACATCGCGTGTATGCGCATCCATGCGGTCGCATCGCGGTCAGAGGCCCAGAAAGGACACGCGGAGAACTGGGATAGCTCCGCAGTGAAGAGTTTGTGGGGATGGGTTAGTGCTCAGGCGACAGCGAGAGCATGTTTGTTGGCGGTAGAAAAGAGCGAAAAGTTGAACGGATGTGAGGTCTTCAATATTGTGGCGCCCACGACGACCCAGGACACGCCGTCCCAGGagctggcgaagaagtatTATCCAGATGCGGAGATTCGCGGTGACTTGTCGAGTAATCAGTCGTTCTTCACAACagagaaggcaaagagaaTCCTGGGATGGGTTCatgaggagaaagagtaa
- a CDS encoding GPI anchored serine-threonine rich family protein (predicted protein) yields the protein MRLSYAISLLPLAASVGALQVTSPKKGEDVDLSKSFTVKWDAVDTDPSSFDLYIVNNAVYPSVEQKIASDVDSSKGSYDVSGLSDLTNGKGYQINFLSNSAKNSGILAQSQQFNVEGSSESTSTASASESKTTTAATGTSTATTGTASSTKTSSTETTETASSSTGLTTITSTASQTSTGVSTNTLSTTVSSSARASASASASANSTSSGSTPVSTGAGVSLAAPVSAAAGLLMGVLALNL from the exons ATGCGTCTCTCTTACGCCATCTCTCTCTTGCCTCTGGCTGCTTCTGTTGGAG CTCTCCAGGTCACTTCCCCCAAGAAGGGTGAGGACGTTGACCTCTCCAAGTCCTTCACCGTGAAGTGGGATGCCGTCGA TACCGacccctcttctttcgatCTCTACATTGTCAACAACGCCGTCTACCCCAGCGTTGAGCAGAAGATCGCCTCCGACGTTGACTCCTCCAAGGGCTCCTACGATGTCTCTGGCCTGTCCGACCTGACCAACGG CAAGGGCTACCAGATCAACTTcctctccaactccgccAAGAACAGCGGTATCCTCGCTCAGTCCCAGCAGTTCAACGTCGAGGGCTCCTCTGAGTCCACCTCGACCGCCAGCGCCAGCGAGtccaagaccaccaccgccgctACTGGCACTTCCACCGCTACTACTGGTactgcttcctccaccaaGACCTCCTCCACTGAGACCACTGAGActgcctcttcctccactggcCTCACTACCATTACCTCCACCGCCAGCCAGACTTCGACCGGTGTGAGCACTAACACTCTGTCGACGACagtttcctcctccgcccgTGCCTCTGCTTCGGCCAGCGCTTCCGCCAACAGCACCTCTTCTGGCAGCACCCCCGTCTCCACCGGTGCCGGTGTCTCTCTCGCTGCGCCCGTCTCCGCCGCCGCTGGCCTCCTGATGGGTGTCTTGGCCCTCAACCTGTAA
- a CDS encoding uncharacterized protein (glycosidases): MADDLILIYIRLGAFTALISEFSTRDLESRPSWNAPDNTLLLEAFEWHVPDDTCHWRRLQHALPGLKEIGIDNIWIPPGCKAMNSSGNGYDIYDLYDLGEFDQKGSRTTKWGSRRELEDLVEEAKSLGVGVYWDAVLNHKAGADYPERFQAVKVDPNRRNVEISKPTEIEGWVGFDFAGRGDQYSSMKYNWQHFNGVDWDESRRENAIFKIHAPGKDWAQDVGKDNGNYDYLMFANLDYSNPEVREDVLNWGTWITNELSLSGMRLDAAKHFSAGFQKEFIEHVRKTANKDLFVIGEYWSGNLKDLLGYLQQLDHSVTAVDVPLVVNLCRTSYTKGGDLRKIFKGTLVQSKPENALNPVAQYFKPLAYALVLLRKDGHPCVFYGDLYGTLGDKPLKRACKGKLPILTRARKLYAYGEQQDYFDQANCIGFVRYGNARHPSGMACIMSNGAAAEKRMYVGPKHANEQWTDIMQSHESVVTIDASGYGVFPVNGMSVSVWVNSAAPDRDILHQPFDGSSSAKPNKKFDSLH; the protein is encoded by the exons ATGGCTGACGATCTCATACTAATCTATATACGACTCGGCGCTTTCACAGCATTGATTTCTGAATTTAGCACTCG GGATCTGGAATCACGCCCATCGTGGAATGCTCCCGATAACACTCTGCTTCTAGAAGCATTTGAATGGCACGTACCAGACGATACATGTCACTGGCGACGACTGCAACATGCTCTCCCGGGGTTGAAAGAGATCGGGATCGATAATATCTGGATTCCCCCAGGCTGCAAAGCCATGAACTCCTCCGGCAATGGTTACGATATATATGACCTGTATGATCTAGGCGAGTTCGATCAGAAAGGATCACGAACCACCAAATGGGGCTCTCGGAGGGAGCTCGAAGACCTCgtggaagaagcaaagtcGCTGGGCGTTGGCGTTTACTGGGATGCGGTGCTCAATCATAAAGCCGGGGCGGATTATCCCGAACGGTTCCAGGCTGTTAAAGTAGATCCTAATC GACGCAATGTCGAGATATCCAAGCCCACTGAAATTGAGGGTTGGGTCGGGTTCGACTTCGCTGGCCGCGGCGACCAGTACAGCTCGATGAAATATAATTGGCAACATTTCAATGGTGTGGACTGGGACGAATCGCGCAGAGAAAATGCCATCTTCAAGATTCATGCGCCAGGCAAGGATTGGGCACAGGATGTGGGCAAGGACAATGGCAATTACGATTATTTGATGTTCGCAAATCTGGACTACTCTAATCCAGAGGTTCGGGAAGATGTTCTCAATTGGGGTACCTGGATAACGAATGAACTGTCTCTGAGTGGCATGCGATTGGACGCCGCCAAGCATTTTTCTGCTGGCTTCCAGAAGGAGTTTATCGAGCATGTCCGCAAGACGGCTAACAAGGATCTATTTGTCATTGGCGAATACTGGTCGGGAAACTTGAAGGATCTTTTGGGGTATCTCCAGCAGTTGGATCATTCGGTGACGGCGGTCGATGTGCCTCTCGTTGTGAATCTGTGTAGGACATCATACACGAAGGGAGGCGATCTTCGTAAGATATTCAAGGGTACTTTGGTGCAGAGCAAACCCGAGAATGCTTTG AACCCAGTTGCACAATACTTCAAACCGCTAGCATATGCCTTGGTGCTCCTCCGTAAAGATGGACATCCATGTGTGTTCTACGGAGACCTCTATGGGACTCTAGGAGACAAGCCATTGAAGCGAGCCTGCAAGGGCAAACTTCCGATCCTCACGCGGGCTCGAAAGCTGTATGCTTACGGGGAACAGCAGGATTATTTTGACCAAGCCAACTGTATAG GATTTGTACGTTACGGAAACGCGCGCCATCCATCCGGAATGGCCTGCATTATGAGCAACGGCGCGGCAGCAGAAAAGCGCATGTACGTCGGACCGAAGCACGCCAACGAGCAGTGGACAGATATCATGCAGAGCCACGAGAGCGTTGTTACCATCGATGCGTCGGGGTATGGGGTATTCCCCGTGAATGGCATGAGTGTCAGCGTCTGGGTCAATTCAGCGGCACCTGACCGAGAcatcctccaccaaccaTT TGACGGCAGTAGTTCGGCAAAACCGAACAAGAAATTCGATAGTCTCCATTGA
- a CDS encoding alpha-amylase (alpha-amylase): MVSSSSLGRFAVLVTSLVGSAVAATTAEWKSRSVYQTMTDRFARTDGSTTAPCNTTQGLYCGGTWRGTIDKLDYIQGMGFDAVMISPIVENIEGRVSYGEAYHGYWPLDLYSLNSHFGTHQDLLDLSEALHSRGMYLMMDTVINNMAYMTNGKDPAKNIDYSVFTPFNDSSYFHPYCKITDWNNYTNAQLCQTGDDKVALPDLFTEHEDVQQILEKWAKEIISTYSIDGLRIDAAKHVNPGFLKNFGDAIGAFMTGEVLQQEVDTICKYQNNYIGSVPNYPIYYSVLKAFTLGNTTDLANQVEIMKNSCDDVTALASFSENHDVARFASMTDDMALAKNVLTFTILYDGVPMIYQGQEQHLDGPGTPDNREAIWLTKYNTDAELYKLIAKLNTIRKHAYKLDPNYVSLQTYPIFRGGSELGFRKGVEGRQVVMLLSTQGSNSSAYNLTLPVSFNGGVQVMDVLNCVNYTVNPQSELIVPMDKGEPRVFFPTSLMPGSGLCGYTTANVSFVELKTKGAAAAMSLGAKTTSSAAHGVLLSVLLSSLVAVLL; encoded by the exons ATGGTTTCGTCGTCATCCCTGGGGCGATTTGCCGTCTTGGTGACCAGTCTCGTAGGATCAGCCGTGGCTGCAACCACAGCAGAATGGAAGTCAAGATCGGTCTATCAAACCATGACAGATCGATTCGCGCGGACCGACGGCTCAACGACCGCCCCGTGCAACACCACTCAGGGCCTGTACTGCGGTGGTACCTGGCGAGGTACCATTGACAAGCTCGACTACATCCAGGGCATGGGGTTCGATGCTGTCATGATCTCCCCGATTGTAGAGAACATCGAGGGCCGCGTGTCCTATGGAGAGGCTTACCATGGCTATTGGCCCCTGGATCTGTATTCACTCAACTCGCATTTCGGTACCCACCAGGATCTGCTCGACCTGAGTGAGGCTCTCCACTCTCGTGGTATGTACTTGATGATGGATACGGTCATCAACAACATGGCATATATGACCAACGGCAAAGACCCAGCCAAGAATATTGATTATTCGGTCTTCACTCCTTTCAACGACTCCAGTTACTTTCACCCGTACTGTAAGATTACTGACTGGAACAATTACACCAACGCCCAGCTTTGTCAAACCGGAGACGACAAGGTAGCGTTGCCCGATTTGTTCACGGAACATGAGGACGTACAACAGATACTGGAAAAATGGGCCAAGGAAATCATCTCGACCTACTCGATCGATGGCCTGCGTATTGATGCTGCGAAGCATGTGAATCCCGGTTTTTTGAAGAATTTTGGCGACGCTATCGGCGCCTTCATGACCGGAGAAGTTCTTCAGCAGGAAGTCGACACCATTTGCAAATACCAGAATAACTACATCGGCAGTGTCCCCAACTATCCTATATACTACTCTGTCCTCAAAGCCTTCACCTTGGGCAATACTACCGACTTGGCCAATCAGGTGGAAATCATGAAGAATTCTTGCGACGATGTGACTGCCCTCGCTTCGTTCTCAGAAAACCACGATGTCGCCCGATTCGCTAGTATGACTGATGATATGGCG CTTGCTAAGAATGTTTTaaccttcaccatcctctACGATGGCGTTCCCATGATCtatcaaggccaagagcaGCATTTGGACGGACCGGGTACGCCTGACAACCGTGAAGCCATTTGGCTCACCAAATACAACACCGACGCCGAGCTATACAAGTTGATCGCGAAACTAAATACCATCCGTAAGCACGCCTACAAGCTCGATCCGAACTACGTCAGTCTCCAAACATATCCCATCTTCCGGGGTGGTAGCGAATTGGGCTTCCGCAAAGGCGTCGAGGGCCGACAGGTGGTGATGCTCTTGTCTACTCagggcagcaacagcagcgcATACAACCTCACTTTGCCGGTGAGCTTCAACGGGGGCGTGCAGGTTATGGATGTTCTCAATTGCGTGAACTATACGGTCAACCCCCAGAGCGAACTGATTGTTCCCATGGACAAGGGCGAACCGAGAGTCTTCTTCCCCACGTCTCTCATGCCGGGCAGTGGTCTTTGCGGTTACACCACTGCGAACGTTTCGTTCGTTGAGCTGAAGACCAAGGGcgcggcggcggcgatgtCTCTCGGTGCCAAGACCACCAGCAGCGCCGCTCACGGTGTCTTGCTTTCCGTTCTCTTGTCTAGTCTTGTTGCGGTATTGTTGTAG